DNA from Quercus lobata isolate SW786 chromosome 1, ValleyOak3.0 Primary Assembly, whole genome shotgun sequence:
TGTAGATTTGGGTTGATATGTGCTGATTTGGGATGCTCACGGTGGCGGAGTTCATGGGTTGACTGGGTTGCAATGGCAGAGCTCGCAGGTTGTCTGGGTTACGGGTTGCAGTGGCAGAACTTGTGGGTTTGCAAGAGACAAGTTCAATCCCTTCGGCTCTTTGTTTGATCTATTTGTTTgatgagaaaatgaaggaaaatgaaacCCTTGAAACACTGAAAcgttgagggttttttttttttttttaattaatgggaagggctgggttgaatttgggatattgtttttgggttaaatgagtctcaatgggtttttagttaaaacccaataatcactgggtctaattgggttgatgtccatttaacccaactaataattgggtggatttgggtttaattagaatgggtgggtttgggtgagcaaatgggtttgggtgagcaaatgggtttgggcttattttgccacccctagtttGCACACATGAGGAAAAGATAAGGAGATAAGGGATCCCCTTGTCTAAGTCCTCTAGAAGGAATGAAGGATTTAGAGGTGCTACCATTTATGAGCAAAGTATAGTTAACAGTAGTAAAACATTCCATAATCCAATTCACCCATTTTGAACTAAACTTCATGGACATAAGAACAGCTTTAAAGAAATTCCATTCAAGCCTATCATAAGCTTTGCTCATGTCTATTTTTAAGGCACCAAAACATTTTTTCCTGACCTTTTTTTgtgaatgaataaaaaatctcaTGAGCTATAAGGATATTATCTGTAATGTTTTTCCCTTGAATATTAGCATTTTGGAATGGAGTAATGAGATTATCCATAAAAGGTTTTAATCTATTGACAAGTATTTTGGATATGACTTTATAAACAACATTGCATAGGATAATAGGACGAAAATGGGTAACATCATCTAGGAAAGAAACTTTAGGGATAAGAGTGATATATGTATGGTTAAGGGTTTTAAGTAGAGAACCTGAGTGAAAGAAGGCATGCACAGTATTAatccaatattttttattgtaaaaagtTGACAAGTCAGAAGATTTGTGATTTCTTATCTTTAATTAGGGAATGTAAATTTTAgagaatataaattttgtatcatttCCAAACCTGAATCTTATCAATATGCCATTGTGTTTCTCACTCCCACTTGTGCTATTTTTGTCTagattaattgctttttttcaTGTCATAATCAAGGAATAGGGAGAGAGGGTTTAtcttatgatgatgatgatgaataaAGAGCATTAACATTATGTTTGGAAGGGTGGAATGGAAAGGAagcaatttgatttttagagaATATTTTTTGCATTCCCTTGCTTGGTTGTTTAATAAGAGTGGATGGAATGGATGGTAAGTGAGCAttaattctattccattcctttccccaAAATTAGGCAGAACATAAGAGAATGAAAACTATTTAATGTATTTTGAACCAAAGTTCCAACCACacattatattatttacaaaatatctcaCCTTATCTAATAATTGAATGTAAGATACATTATGTTtcctcgaaaaaaaaaatatacttcaaTATTTAAAACgctttcaaataacaaatataaataccttaatttagaaaatctaatCTATTATATTaactataatttgttaaaaaatagtcataacattttgagaaaattttggaaataacACTTATAAGTTTCAtctactattttcattttttacttaacaaaaaaaacaaatcatcaaattgTTTCGTGTATCACGCAAATCTGTGACTAGTATATATGAAAGGAGAGTGTTGCATACAGAAGTTGGAAAAAAATACTCTTTGTTGCAAAATAtgggggaaaaagaaaagaaaaataaagagttaGAGATTGAGCCAAAGAAACAAGAAGTGATAACATGTAAAAGACCAATCTCttatttttcccctttagatcTTAAATTCCATAAAATATCAGTTAGTCCACATCCTATCATTAAAATCTCGCTAAAGAGACTAAGaacaatatattataattaaggCACATTCCATCCAGCATCTTcagaatataaataaaatcctAACAAGAATAGCATTGAAGTCATTAAAACAAAGATCactataattaattaataaggGCATGTTTGCTAAGGGATtctaaacaataattttcagtatttaaacactaaaaacagtGGGTGTGGGCACAAGCACTCGCAACGCAGTTGGGTGAGTACACTTTGGCCTAAGGTAGACCATGACAGAGAGTATaaatggagtcgccacctagtttagGTCTAGAAACCATAAATATAGCGTTTTTTGTGGAATGACTGATCTTTACCAGAGCACGTGTCTGGAGTTTAGTTATGGGGATGGGAAGATGCTAGGCACCCAACCCCACTCGACCAGTGGGTCGGCCTCCACTCATTGTATTTCaaatcttaatctcattaaaagcATATTTAAGATGTTATTCTAATTCACACACactctaacatgcatctaaaagcaaacaaacatgGCATAATCATCCCCAAGCCTaacattcatctatcatggctAGGGGTATTCGTAATGCGGTGCGGTGTTGTTTTAGGCCATTTTTAGCACTACACTTTGCAGTGCGGTTTAGTTAAAACCATAACTTCACCACACTTTATTTTTGTGGTAACATGTGCAATGCGGTACAGTGAGGTGCAGTTTAGaatttagccaaaaccataaccaCACCACACCTCATTTTTGCAATTACATGTGCGATGCGGTGTATCATGTATAAGATGTGGTTTAAACGTTTGAAGccggtatatttttcaaattttggactTTTCCTACCtagcccaaaactaatttttccctttattttgggccaagttttaaactattaagctagtttttctttattttgggctaGCTTTCCTAGtcaacacttgctagggttatcaaccttttttttttcttttttttttttaaattagggttattaaactattaataatatatttaatattaatatatatttatattaatatatattaatatatagagagggtgcaGTGTAGTGCAGTTTGTGcgattttcttattataaaaccgtAAATTGCACTGCACCATGCAGTGTGGTGCACTATTACTTGCATAGTGATGTGGTGTGATGCGGTTATGCTATTTTGTGGGCAGTTTTGATGCAGTTTGTACAATTTGGTGAACACCCCAAATCATGGCATTAAACATATATTACCAAGGGCAAAAACATCACAAGGCAGATCTGAATAAACACATCTAAACATCCAAGCATCAAAGCTCATGGTATTCAACCAAGCATATTAGGTAACTTTATATTCAAAGCTAAAATGCATGTTCCTATGTTCTATGCATGACTTATCTCATTGCATCACatcacctatgcatcaatgcatgtccatattcatatgcatgttcatggtattcaaacaaaataaaatcctaatgagcatcaaagagataaaacaaaacaaaatagataGACAGACACTTAGAGATAAGAAAACTAGGTTAAATAGAGACTAAACAtgtgaaagaaaacaaagaaagaacaaacaaaaacgaattagggtttctgggaaCGAGTGTGCGTGTGCATCCCAACTGTATGTGTATGCACACTTCGAGTATGCGTACGTATGCATGAACCATACGCACACATACACGCCCAAAACCCTAACTCAGAAACTCAAAACagagaaataaagaaaacaagaaatctAACAACCTAGAATGCTTTTAACATAAACACTACGTAAACCTAAGCTAAACAAATATGTTAAGACattaaaacatatatacaaaCAACATAAAGCCAAAGAAAAGTAAAGAGCCAAAGTTATAACATTTACCTCAACACTTAGAACTCTTTAGAGTTTGATTTTGATCATTCTCCTCAATCAATCTATTCACAACTAAATCAAAATAGGTTAACAAACTTTAGAACTCAAAGATTAAAACCAGAAAAGGTCCAACTCATGTAAAatttgacttgaggatgttttggaaaaaaactcactctttgattcactattttctattGAATCTTATGTGTTTTGCCACCGTTTTCATCCTCTTTTGAAAAAGTGTCCtttatggctttatatagtcaaaaaataggggtttggggcAGCTCCCAAACAATGTGGGATCTGTTCCAAACCAGAATTAAGCGTAAAAAGCTTTCCTTATATAGTTTCTAGAACCCTAGCTGTGTACACATGCCCGTGCATGCATGTGCATGTCATaagtatgcatatgcatggcTTGAGTGTGTGTATGCATACGCATATATGCGTGCGCACACTTAAGGTTTCTTTCaacctttcttttccaaaaatagttttattcttccaaaaataagttatattttccacaGATACTTTCCTCAAGTAAATTTTCATCTAATTGGACCCTAAACTAACCTTGGGCTATAAAGTGCTACCATCATTAGGGAACGGGGGCCCAagttgtaaggggtacaaaatgcggtgtctataATGGGCCAAAAAAAACAACGCGTTTAGTAAATGATTTCATTTAAGAGTGTTTGAGTTACATTTCTCATTTTAGGatatttaaatactaaatatagAGAACTCCTCCTaccagtttttagtttttgagtaACAACACTAAATGGCAATgttgtaaatattttgaaaagcaTGGGACCCACTAAATTGATAGCACATTAAACCGTttatctctctatttctttgacatgctctctctctttttttctttctttcacacTTATCTTTATCTTCTCTTTTTCAtgcttctctttctctcacaaactctgctctctctctctctctctctctctctctctctctctctctctctctctctctctctctctctctctccaagagTGCACCATCAAATCTCTCTTTCTATCTTTGTTCCTTGCCGCACCATTGGTCCTAGCCtcatctctctcctcttttctctttgtGACAGTGACAATGACACTGTTGACAATGTCAAAGCCAAGATCTCCCTTGtccctttttttctcttggtttttttGGCATTGGTTGATAATTTCATGGGTAGATTTGATTTTGTGGCatgggtttgatttgatttcatGGGTGGATTTGATTTTGCGGCATAGGTTtgatttaatttctttctttattttctgatAAGCAAGAGAGTGTGGATTTAATTTAGTGAATGATTGGTTTGGGTATTTGAACAATCCTATTACTGGGATttctttgggatttttttttttttttggtattatttgtGGGTCTTTAAAGAGTTTGGCAAAAGAGATAGGAGATAGGGAGAAAATGAGACGTATGAAGCAGAGAAGACTAGAAGAGAactaaaaagaagagaaagaatagGGAGTGCAACGGTAATGAGAGGGAATTTCtctattatcaaataaaataatagtaaatcACTATAAAAGGTCAGATAAATacacacttttaaaaaaatatatatatacactcataccaaacacacaattatgttttttcacttttaaaaatatattaccaaacacatttttttcattatgaacactttaaacacatgtttttataatactttttaaaccacagttTTTACATCATTTTGAACAGCAATACTTAAAATCTACCACCAAATAGGCCTTAAGGATCCTAATAGGTACAACATTGTGAGTTATCAAAcacaaatttacaataattaaacaaCGTAGACCATCAATTAAAAGAGCGAACTTACATTGGAAATATTGCTTTATAGAGGCCAACACAAACTTTCACAACAGGTGAGATTAGCTCTTATGCTTCTTCcgaaagtgaaaaagaaaagaacatgtctttctttaattttatggCAATTTCGAAAAATGATCAACTTCAAGTTAGTCAAGTAAAACACCTTGAAAAAACCTAACATGAACCGAAAGAGATTTCAGTGAACTTGGAGTTGGGTTATGCACAAGGCTATCAAAATTGGGATCCTACGTAAGATTATGGGAGGTAGGTGGGATCGTGGATTGTAAAATCGGATCATGGATCGTAAGATCTtacattatttaagaaaaaaaaatacacattggcatgttaaataatcacataaattatgcATTCATTGATATAATTACCATAAATCATCACAAACATTTGTAAGCATCATTTAAAGAagccaaaaacctcaaaatgtgACACTCTAttgagatattttttatttgggtccaACTGACACTCTCTCTACATTAGAATGGAAAAATTTGGTCtattgggattttattttttatttgggtccaACTAAGCCTTTtgtcaagttaaagaagattatAAGAAACCAAGGTTATTAAGATCGTCAAAATCGTACGATTCTACCGATCCTGAACGATCGTTAAGATCCTTGAAAGATCCGGATTGTTTTGAGTAGGTGGAATCGTAAAATCATAAGATGGTAAGATCCAGATcgggattttgacaaccatggttATGCATCTTGCATTACAAAAAAGTGGAGACCTAGTGAAAACTTTGCCAAACTCTGATATTTAAAtctaatgtaatttttttttttttaaatgatttttggagAATAGGTAAGGTAGAATTTCGATCCATGACATCCATTACATAATGATTGCTTTGTATTATcaagttaaaatattaattgatttttggaGTATGTAAAGTTTGATCCTCAAATCTATTCGAGAATAAGAAACTTTCTAGTTTAGCTCAaatgggaaaaaataaataaataaataaataaaaagaggcaTATTTGGTAAAGAAGCATATTTGGACACTTGGGATACAATAAGCACATTTTGGTGAAATGGCTAGAGATTTTTTGAGCCCAATGGCAAGAGAACTTAGAGAAACTAGAAACGACATAATACTCATTTTATTATAAGAGTAAATTACAACAACCTACCCTGAGGGTTGGGGTAATACTAAGCACAaaggtttttaaaaatgatCAATTTGATCCTTAAACACTAAGAGCATCCTCATAAGACAgtggaaaatagaaaaagtgactagttttacacattttacttaaaaaaacaTTCACATCAGTGATTGCATAAGTTTGTATATATCTAAAAATGCTACAgtgagcatccacatcagtccttctaaaattatgtaaaacacaattttacacattttgccTAAAAAATGCTCTACATCAAtccttctaaaattatgtaaaaatgtgtatatcTCTACAcaagctacagtaaccgtgtaaatatacacggttactataGCTCgtccatttattattttactaatttccCGTTCgctcctttttttctctctcttcttcggGCTCAACAAACTTAGTAacttctcatcttcttctttttcctcagaTGCACACAAATACATCCACACACAAACAAATCcacacaaacaaatcaacacAGAGATAcatttgctcaaaaaaaaaaacacggagatacacaaacacacccacacacaaacaaacccaaacgaAACGACAAACAgacaaacaacaaacaacaaagaGATAGATCGGAGCTTATTAGAACAATCGGTGCTTGACTGGAACGATCAGAGCTCGTGGGTCTCGCCTAATCGGAGCTCATGGGTATGGGTCTTGCCCaatcggagctagggagatcaGTGCTTGCCTGATTGGAGCTATGGATTGGTGCTAGTGGATCGAAGCTAAGGAGATCGGTGCTTGTGCTTGTGACTGAGATGCTTGTGACCAAGATGGTGTGGATTGGAGCTTGTGACCGAGATGGTGTGGATTGGAGCTTGTGACCGAGATGGTGTGGATTTAGACCAAGAGGGAGAGTTGATTCAGAAATGGGAATAGAGGTAGAGAGAGAGCAacatttcagaaaaaaaaatgggtagagagagagagagaaagagagcgcTTATGTATAGGGGTTAATtgaggaaaataataaaaaaattgagaaaattgattatttaaataaaagaagtggtagaatagataaattgatgtgagtgttttgtaaaaatggatgtgtaaaatagaaaaaaaaaaataggtttttagtgtaaaaatagATGTGTATAATACACaaactgatgtggttgctctaaccgtgcatatatgcacgatTACCGTagctttctatattttttttaatatatatttttctctctctctctctctctctctctctctctctctctccaacccaTAATCTCTACAATTGATCAACGCAACCTAACACCGCCAACCACCGCAAACAGACCCACCATTGCAACCTAGCACcgccaaccaccaccaccaccacaacatggacacaccacaaaatcaaccaaaaatcaaacaatccCACACAGACACACCAACAAAGGaatttgtggttgtgggttggtGCTTGGAAGTCCAGTGAAATGAGTCTCGATGCTTGTGGAGGAGATTGGAGTTTTTAGGTTGCTTGGAACGAATCTCGGATCAGTGCTTGTAGCGGATTGGTGCTTGTGACCATGAGGGAGAGGTGATTTCAACCAAGGGGGGTGAGAGGGTGAGGGGAGTTTCATCCATGGAGGCAACAAGTCTTCAAGAATGGAGATAGAGATTTCACATTAAAGGGAGtcgaaataaataataataaataataaataaaaaaagtgaggaTAATGATTAGCAATAGATGGTATGATTTTTTTCGcaaaatagatagaaattttacttaGCGTTTCCATCCTCTTACAATCgaatctattatttttattcccTAACGAATTCTCAAACAAAGTGAGATCCATTATTCCCTTACGATTAAGCATAGTAAGAGTCTATCGGGAAAGAGAGGGAGCAGAACCATTCCAGTTACCCTCCTTTAAAGGAGGGGGGGGTCTAGAAGTTTAATAACAGCACCATGAAACCAAACCGTGAATTCAAGGTGACCAAGTTTGACCTCAAAAAGCAATAGATAAGAAAGATAAGAACCAGCAAGTTTAAATAATGAACTTAAAAACCAGAGTACTTGACATTAAAGTGAAGTTCTTCATCAATAATCAACTACCCGACTCATCTCACTGAGACATAAAACTTAAATCACGACTCATCTCATTGagataaaaaacttaaaacataaTTTGTAAAACAGAGTTTCCACCACAGCTTGTCAAGCAACCAGAAGAAATCTGATTGCTCAACCCCTCCACCATCCTCAGAAGCAAGGCTAGAGGACTGTGATGGAAACTAATAAAGCTGTCCTCAAAACTGCAAGAACgaccaaaacaaaattgaaaaccagTAGCACCATAAATAGACAAAACTAGTCTGACTAAGATAAACCTCAAAAGCacatttcactttttctttgCAGCGGACTTGGTGACCTTGGCACCAGAAGGATCCTTCTTCTCGACACTCTTGATGACACCAACAGCCACGGTCTGACGCATGTCCCTCACAGCAAAACGACCAAGAGGTGGGTACTCAGAGAAAGTCTCAACAACCATGGGCTTGGTGGGAATCATCTTCACCATCCCAGCATCTCCGTTCTTCAAAAACTTTGGCTCCTTCTCAATCTCCTTACCAGATCGCCTGTCAATCTTGGTCACAAGCTCAGCAAACTTAACAGCAATGTGGGAGGTGTGACAGTCAAGGACAGGAGCATAGCCATTGCCAATCTGACCAGGGTGGTTCATGATGATGACCTGGGAGGTGAAGTTAGCAGCCTCCCTGGCAGGATCATCCTTGGAGTTGGAAGCAACAAAACCACGCTTGAGATCCTTCACAGCAACATTCTTCACGTTGAAGCCAACATTGTCACCGGGAAGGGCCTCCAGGAGAGCTTCATGGTGCATCTCCACAGACTTAACTTCAGTTGTCAATCCAGTAGGGCCAAATGTCACAACCATACCAGGCTTGATGATACCAGTCTCAACTCTTCCAACTGGGACAGTTCCAATACCACCAATCTTGTAGACATCCTGAAGTGGAAGACGGAGGGGCTTGTCTGAGGGCCTCTTGGGCTCAGAAATCTGGTCAAGAGCCTCGAGTAGAGTAGGGCCCTTGTACCAGTCAAGGTTGGTAGACCTCTCAATCATGTTGTCACCCTCAAAACCAGAAATGGGGACAAAGGGGATCTTGTCAGGGTTGTAACCAACCTTCTTCAAATAGGATGAGACTTCCTTAATAATTTCATCGTACCTGGCCTTAGAGTACTTTGGGGTTGTGGCATCCATCTAGACACAAGAGTTTGCAAAGTTAACATTAGTTAAATATGCAACCTCAAAACATAATAAATGAGAATGACATCAAATCtacaaataatgaagaaaatgtacCTTGTTACAGCAGCAAATCATCTGCTTAACACCAAGGGTAAATGCAAGCAAGGCATGCTCACGGGTCTGACCATCCTTAGAAATACCAGCTTCAAAACCTCCAGTGGTGGAGTCAATAATGAGGACGGCACAGTCAGCCTGTGAGGTACCAGTAATCATGTTCTTAATAAAGTCACGATGTCCAGGAGCATCAATGACTGTGCAGTAGTATCTGGTGGTCTCAAACTTCCACAAGGCAATATCAATGGTAATACCACGCTCACGCTCAGCCTTGAGCTTGTCCAACACCCAGGCATACTTGAACGACCTCTTGTTCATCTCAGCAGCCTCCTTCTCAAACCTCTCAATAACACGCTTGTCAATACCTCCAAGCTTGTAGATCAAGTGTCCAGTGGTGGTCGACTTTCCAGAGTCAACATGGCCAATGACCACAATGTTGATGTGAACCTTCTCTTTACCCATTctgcaataaaaataataaacaatcaTCACAAGTCAGCATTCACCATGAATTCAAACTGATTACAATCAGAAACCGGTAATTGATTACAATAGGTCCCAATTCAAACGCATATCAGACATAGCCCTTTCAAAGGGTTAAAAGATGTATTGGTAACACATGGGAccaaaaaatatgaattaagcAAACTTATCCCTGGCAGACACAATGAAATTCAACAATTATACCATTCCAGTAAATATTGATATTAACAAAACATGCCACAACCATAAACTATCATCAGGTTTCTTCAATCAACAAGTTCAAAGACAATTGAATACACATGCACCAGGTCATTATCATATAATTGAGTAGGTCAAAAGAACTTAAAACACACCAGCCACCAGATCAAGATCCCATTAacaaactcaaaataataacaTGATTTTATGGTATACTACACAACTCATTGACCTTACACCTAAGGTCTTCATCGTAATCAAACCTAAGCAGATCTTACCAATAAACCACAATAATACATATATGACAGACATAGTAAACAACGTTGTCACAAATTACAAGCCGCATAAGCtctggaaaaaacaaaaaagctaaGAGAGACAAAACCAAACAGAACCCAGAAAGCAAATCTAGGAAGACAAAACAACAGTTAAACAGATGAGAAACATATTCAGAGATAGCGTAACATCTAAAGCCAACAGAATCTTATTATATATTCATTCAGatccaaacaaaacaaagacaaacTAGATATcatcaaatataataacaacATTAGAATCAGAGCTGAGAAGAACtgtaaaaagagagagataagagTGACAAAGATCTGAACCTGATGATATGAAACTCGCTTCTTAGATGGATAGACTCTCTCGCCGCACTTTCGAAAGAGCTCAATGTgaagagcgagagagagaggcagagaaagagTGTGGAGAGGGGAAGAAATGAGGGTTATCTTTGTTTTTAAAGACCTTTTTTTGCTTTGGTTGtgctagggtttctctctctgCCGTTGGATTGGGGTTTGGGATGATCTAACGGTTGCGTATCGATATTGCCACGTTGGCATAAGAATGGTGCCCTAATGTGCATATCGTGTTGTTGCACACTCAGCAGTCAGCAGCGCTGGCATCGAATTAGCATATTCCTTGCGCCTTTAGTTACCGCAAATGCCCACATAGATTACCCCATGTATATAAGAGCATTTTACACCAATCTCAAGATAAAATTTGAATCATACACCCTCCAGATAGTTTTAAGCTAAAttgggaaaatatatatatatatatatataattttttccaattatatatatacacacttttaGGGTAGCAATTAGTATTAGCAGGTCATTTTCATGTCATGTTGAgataatgatagttttttttttttttttgaaaccagaACCAATATCATTAATTTAGAAAAGAAGAATCCAAATACAAAGCATCCACAGCAGGTGGAGGATCCTCCTCCAGCCAAACAATTTCATTGTCAAGTAATCTAGCAAACCTAGCCAAAGAATGAGCAACACCATTAACACTACGCCTAATACAATTATAAGAGATGGACCTGAAACCTGCAGCCAAACACCAGATGTCTTCGTAGATTAAGCCAAGTCGTGATAGGTCTGGTTGGGCCTGAgtaatcatcttcatcaccaaAGCATTATCGCCTTCCAGTACTATCTCTGTGAAACCCGCATCAATGGCAAACTCAAGCGCTTTACGGCATGCCATCACTTCCACCTCCTCACTGTCATGCACAGCTCCCCCTCGTACCACTAAAGCAGCCATGACGTCACCCTTTTCATTCCTAATCACTGCCCCATAACCTGATGCAGCACCTTCATCAAAACAAGCATCGTCGAAGTTCAGCTTGAAAAACGTTTCTGGTGGAGGCTGCCATGTCTGCTGTACTAGACCATGATTCGGGATAGGCACATGCAAAGAGTCTTGTGCAACTGTATACTCCTTCAAATAGTCAACTGCACGTTGGGCTGATCTTGAGGGATGCTGGAAAACCCCTCCATGAATAACCGTATTCCTCTGGTGCCATATCAGCCAACAAGTAATCCAGAACAGATTTCATTCCTCCTCGAAAAGCTTCACCAGAAGACCTGTGACCAACTGCAAAAAATCGTTCTGTGCTGTACCAGATTTATGAAGTCTACCCAAGCTCCCAGCCCAAACATCTTGCGCCGCTCCACAACTCCAAAGAACATGCAGAACCGTTTCAGTTTCTTGATGACAAAGACAACAATGTGCATTCTCCATCACCCTTCTTCGAATAAGATTATCTTGTGTGGGCAGAATATTAAGACAAGCCCTCTATGAAAAAATCTTTATCTTGCTTGGAACAGCTGCTTTCCACAGACGTGACCAAAGGAACCCAAGTGCTCTGTGCTCTGAAGACTCCCCAGCATTTAACTCATCCTTCCTTAATTGTTTTGCCACAAAATACCCAGACCGGACAGTATATCTGCCTCTTTTTGTAAAAGACCAAACCAACCCATCCTGAGCAACCCGCCTACTTAAAGGAACTTGAAGTATCGCTTCCGCATCAAACTGGTGAAACATGGCCATTATTCTTTCTCTATCCCACTAATGAGTCTGCCAATCAACTAAATCAGATACTCTACATTCCCAAATTTCCTCCTCTGGtggaaacaatattttttttgttggatggtTTGGTAGCCAGCAATCTTTAAGCACACGAATTGAAGCCCCATTTCCTACTCTCCAATAACACCCTTTCTTCAATATTGGTTGAGCCGCTAACAAACTTTTCCAAACATAAGAGCTATTTTGGCAATCCGTAGCATCAAGAA
Protein-coding regions in this window:
- the LOC115989227 gene encoding elongation factor 1-alpha-like, yielding MGKEKVHINIVVIGHVDSGKSTTTGHLIYKLGGIDKRVIERFEKEAAEMNKRSFKYAWVLDKLKAERERGITIDIALWKFETTRYYCTVIDAPGHRDFIKNMITGTSQADCAVLIIDSTTGGFEAGISKDGQTREHALLAFTLGVKQMICCCNKMDATTPKYSKARYDEIIKEVSSYLKKVGYNPDKIPFVPISGFEGDNMIERSTNLDWYKGPTLLEALDQISEPKRPSDKPLRLPLQDVYKIGGIGTVPVGRVETGIIKPGMVVTFGPTGLTTEVKSVEMHHEALLEALPGDNVGFNVKNVAVKDLKRGFVASNSKDDPAREAANFTSQVIIMNHPGQIGNGYAPVLDCHTSHIAVKFAELVTKIDRRSGKEIEKEPKFLKNGDAGMVKMIPTKPMVVETFSEYPPLGRFAVRDMRQTVAVGVIKSVEKKDPSGAKVTKSAAKKK